In the Plantibacter sp. Leaf314 genome, CCTGAACGGCCGCTGGCTGATCGACGAGCAACCGGGCGCTCCAGAGCGCGTCGGAGAGGTCGTGACCGCGCGCCTCGAGGAGGGTCCCGAGACCGCCGTCGAGCGTCCACGAGCGATGCCTCAGGTCCATGCAGCCCATTGTGCCCCCACCACCGCGGGGAGGGGCGGCACTGAACACCTGGTATTGTCTATACCCGTCCAGAGCCGAGAGGACGCGTTCGCACCCGAACGAACCGCCACCCGACGTGTAGCTCCCCCGAGCTCCGTGCCAGTGCAGCATGGCGATCCTCCGGCATTTCTCGGGCACTGAGCGATTACGCGAGTGCCGAATGATTCAACACGACTGTCAGGAAACGAGTACTGCTTGTGAACTCCAGCGACAACGCGGCATCATCGTCCCCCGCATCCCCCTCCCCCAAAACCGGCCGGAAGCCGGCCCGCAAGACCAGGCGCCTCCGCGTCGACGACGTCCTCGTCGTGAAGCGCTCGCGCATCCGCACCGCCATCTCGGGCACCGTCGTCGGCAACTTCATGGAGTGGTTCGACTTCGGCATCTACGGCTACCTCGCCGTCACCATGACCGTCGTCTTCACCGAGGGCCTGCCGCCTGAAGCCGGCATCCTCGTCACCCTGTTCGGCTTCGCCGTGTCGTTCCTCGTCCGTCCGCTCGGCGGCCTGGTGCTCGGGCCGCTCGGCGACAAGATCGGCCGGAAGAAGATCCTCTTCCTCACGATGTCGATGATGGCTGCGGCCACCGCGCTCATCGGTGTGCTGCCGACGGCTGCGCAGATCGGCCTGTGGGCCATCGCCCCGCTGTACCTGCTGAAGATGATCCAGGGCTTCTCGACCGGTGGTGAGTACGCCGGCGCCTCCACCTACGTCGCCGAGTTCTCCCCCGACCGCCGCCGTGGCTTCTGGGCGTCCTGGCTCGACGTCGGCTCCTACGTCGGCTTCGCGGCCGGTGCCGGAACCGTCGCCCTCACCACCCTGATCGCGGAGGGCCTCGCCGGGCCGGACGCGATGACCGAGTTCGGTTGGCGCATCCCGTTCCTCATCGCCCTGCCGCTCGGTGCCGTGGCGGTGTGGTTCCGCCTCAAGATCCCCGAGACCCCGGCCTACGAGGTCGCCGAGACCGCCGGTGGGATCGAGTCCGAGCACGAGGACCCCATGGCCCGCCAGGGGATCTTCGGGATCTTCCGCCACTTCTGGCGCCAGATCCTCATCGCGATGGCGATCGTCGCCGCGACGAACACCGCCGGGTACGCCCTCACGAGCTACATGCCGACCTACCTCGAGAAGGACGTCGGCGTCTCCAACCTGACGGCCGCGGTGGCCACCATCCCGGTGCTGCTCATCATGTCCGCCTGCCTGCCGCTCGTCGGCCGCATGTCCGACAAGATCGGCCGCAAGCCGGTGTACCTCCTGGCCGTCGGCGCGACCCTCGTGCTCATGGTGCCGGCGTTCGCGGTCATGCAGATCGGTGAGATCTGGGCGATCTTCATCGCGCTGTTCATGGTCGCCGCCCCCGTCGCGCTGTGGGCAGGACCGTCCGCGGCCTCGCTGCCGGCGTTCTTCCCGACGGCGTCCCGCTTCGGTGCCATGGCGATCGCGTACAACCTGTCGGTCTCCCTGTTCGGTGGCACGACGCCGCTGTTCAGCGAGTTCCTCATCCAGCTGACGGGCAACACGTTCATGCCGGCGTTCTACATCATGTTCTTCGCGGCGGTGGCCGGCGTTGGTGTGCTCACCATGCGGGAGACGGCTCGTCGTCCGCTCATCGGCTCGGTGCCGACGGTCGAGACGAAGGCCGAGGCGGTGGAGCTCGTCAAGGGGCAGGACGACAACCCGCTCATCGACACCCACACGATGCCGCTCGACATCCTGCCGCCCGCCGGTTCGTTCTCTGCGGCGGACGGTCAGGACGGGCGCGTCACGACGCCCGCCGGCTAGCGGGTTCTGCGGCGACGACGCGTTCGTCGATCACGATCAGGGCGGGTGCGCGATGCGCATCCGCCCCGTCGCGTCCGACCCGCTCGAGGAGTGCGGCCTGCCAGCCGCCGCTGGCGAGAGGCTTCGCCGGGACAGGCGGCACGGTCGGGCCCTGGTCCTCAGCCACTGACTCGAGCGGCCCATCCGGCCGACGCTCCTCGGCGAGTGCCTCCTGGATGATCCGTCGGGGATCGAATTGTCGGGGGTCCAGGCGTCTCCACTCGGTCGCGTCGAACTCGGGGCCGAGTTCCTCGGCAGCACGCGCCTTGGTCGTGGCGACGAGGTCTCGGACGGTGCGGACGAGCACCCCGAGTCTCTCGGCGTACACCGGCAACTGCTTCGGGCCGATGAGCACGGCCGCGAGGATGCCGATGACGATCAGCTTGTCCATGGTGAGTCCGAACACGATGCGCTCCGACGATCAGGCGGCAGGGGTGTCGGCGCGGGTATCGGCGCGGGCGTCGGCCCCGGTGTCCACGTCGCCCGACACCTCGTCCTTCAGGATGCGCGCCGACTGCCCGACGCTGCGGGCGAGACTCGGGAGCTTCGCGGCGCCGAAGAACAGCAGGATGACGGCGAGGACGATGAGGGCGTGCCAGCCGGTGAGGTTCTGGAGGATTCCCATGACGGGTCCTTTCGGGTCGATGCGGGTGAGGGCGGGAGTGTGTGGAGGTGTCGGCGGTCAGCGCCCGCTCGGCGGCGTTCCTCCGCCGCCGCCAGCTCCACCACCGCCGGACGGAGCGGCACCGGCGGTCGGCGTCGTCGTGGTGTCCACCCGCACGGTGAGCGCCACCTGGTACCCGGAGGTCGCGTCGCCCGTCACCGTCGCGAGCTGCAAGGCACCGCCGTCGTCGCCGAAGACGTTGTCGGCGTCGAGGCTCACCTGCGAGAGGTTCGCGCTCGAACCGTCGTAGCCGGACAAGGCGTAGACGGTGTCGCACGCCGCCTGCGGCAGGGCGACCTGGGAGGTCGCGATGGCGTTCGCGGAGTCGGAGATGTCCGCCACCGTGGGGTAGACCTCGAAGTGGATGTGCGGCCACCGTCCCGAGTAGCAGGCCGGGAAGATGGAGGTGTACGAGACGGTCCCCGAGCTGTCGGCGACCTGGACGCCGCGGAGGTAGGTCTCGTCCTCGATCCCGTCGGAGTACATCGAGTAGCCGCCCGACGCGTCGCAGTGCCAGACGTACACAGCGACGTCGGCGAACGGGGCGTCACCGTTCGCCAGGTCGAGGATGGTGAGTGAGAGGGCCATGGGGACCCCGCTCGCGGTGGTGCCGGACCCGATACTCGACCGGATGTCGCTGCGCACGATGCCGGACTCCTCGAGCACGTCGGCACCGTTCGAGCCGTCGCCTGGGTAGGGGCCCGCGGTCTCGTCCGGGATCTCGCCGGCGGGGAGGTCGCCGGTCGCGGTCGCGCTGCTCGCGCCGGACCCAGCGGCGCCGGTGCTCGTATTGCTGCTGCCGGACGCCCCGGTGGAGCAGGCGGCGAGCGCGACGGCTCCGACCCCGGCGCCCACGAGACTGAGCACCGTGCGCCGACTGACGAGGGTTCCGAGGTCGAACGCGACCCCCTGGTCGACGACCTCCTCGTCGGCGCGGTCCAGCAGGCGGCCCTCGTAGGCCGGGCCGTCCGGGGTGGTCTCGGGTTCGGGGATCCTGCTCATGGTGCGCCTCGCCTTCATCTGCGATCGGTGGTCTCGATCGGTCGTGGGACGAGCCTCGGCGTGCGGGCTATGGACTTCCTATGAGCCGTCCATACCTCATCCATGGGTCTGCTGGGCGGTTGCCGAGCGCGCTTCATCCCACCAGCTGAGGACCCGGGAACCGATGAGCGTGAGCCACTTCGACGGTTCGCCCTCGGGCGCGTCGACGTCGAACCAGACCCGGCCGGGCAGACGGGCGCCCTGCAGCCAGGTGCCGTCGGCTTGCCGTGCACGGCGGACGAGTTCGACGGCGTCCGCGAGTCGAGCGTCCGGCGGGGTCCCCTCGGCGATGGACACGGCCCGGAAGTGGTCGAGGGCGACGAGGGCGCTGTAGCGATAGCGGTTCGGGTAGACGAAGTGTTCGACGAAACCGCCGACCCGCTCCCCGGTGGACGCGCGGTTGAGCAGCCGGCGAGAGAGCAGGTAC is a window encoding:
- a CDS encoding MFS transporter — its product is MNSSDNAASSSPASPSPKTGRKPARKTRRLRVDDVLVVKRSRIRTAISGTVVGNFMEWFDFGIYGYLAVTMTVVFTEGLPPEAGILVTLFGFAVSFLVRPLGGLVLGPLGDKIGRKKILFLTMSMMAAATALIGVLPTAAQIGLWAIAPLYLLKMIQGFSTGGEYAGASTYVAEFSPDRRRGFWASWLDVGSYVGFAAGAGTVALTTLIAEGLAGPDAMTEFGWRIPFLIALPLGAVAVWFRLKIPETPAYEVAETAGGIESEHEDPMARQGIFGIFRHFWRQILIAMAIVAATNTAGYALTSYMPTYLEKDVGVSNLTAAVATIPVLLIMSACLPLVGRMSDKIGRKPVYLLAVGATLVLMVPAFAVMQIGEIWAIFIALFMVAAPVALWAGPSAASLPAFFPTASRFGAMAIAYNLSVSLFGGTTPLFSEFLIQLTGNTFMPAFYIMFFAAVAGVGVLTMRETARRPLIGSVPTVETKAEAVELVKGQDDNPLIDTHTMPLDILPPAGSFSAADGQDGRVTTPAG
- a CDS encoding twin-arginine translocase TatA/TatE family subunit produces the protein MGILQNLTGWHALIVLAVILLFFGAAKLPSLARSVGQSARILKDEVSGDVDTGADARADTRADTPAA
- a CDS encoding intradiol ring-cleavage dioxygenase; translation: MSRIPEPETTPDGPAYEGRLLDRADEEVVDQGVAFDLGTLVSRRTVLSLVGAGVGAVALAACSTGASGSSNTSTGAAGSGASSATATGDLPAGEIPDETAGPYPGDGSNGADVLEESGIVRSDIRSSIGSGTTASGVPMALSLTILDLANGDAPFADVAVYVWHCDASGGYSMYSDGIEDETYLRGVQVADSSGTVSYTSIFPACYSGRWPHIHFEVYPTVADISDSANAIATSQVALPQAACDTVYALSGYDGSSANLSQVSLDADNVFGDDGGALQLATVTGDATSGYQVALTVRVDTTTTPTAGAAPSGGGGAGGGGGTPPSGR